The following coding sequences are from one Sphingomonadaceae bacterium OTU29LAMAA1 window:
- a CDS encoding TIGR02300 family protein, translating into MIKPEWGTKRTCPKCATRFYDLEKDDPVTCINCGSTWNPEPILKSKQPLPFEQAKPDTKEADRDLEGEDEDLEALGEEEEPSADDEVDLGGDDDLGVEAPANDDEH; encoded by the coding sequence ATGATCAAGCCGGAATGGGGCACGAAGCGTACGTGCCCGAAATGCGCGACGCGCTTCTACGACCTCGAAAAGGACGATCCCGTCACCTGCATCAACTGCGGGTCGACATGGAATCCCGAACCCATCCTGAAGTCCAAGCAGCCGCTGCCGTTCGAGCAGGCCAAGCCGGACACGAAGGAAGCCGACCGCGACCTCGAGGGTGAGGACGAGGATCTGGAAGCGTTGGGCGAAGAGGAAGAGCCCTCGGCCGACGACGAGGTCGATCTGGGTGGCGACGACGATCTGGGCGTGGAAGCGCCCGCGAACGACGACGAACATTAA
- a CDS encoding heavy metal-binding domain-containing protein, with the protein MFGVVGGATAKDKPAYVLVNEAVGVPVFAGDIADRPYRIIGEVRAGVRKATVFSKASSEAKVFRELWERAEKMGADAVINARYGNSHVTAVSWGKTNATGTAIKFESSAAR; encoded by the coding sequence ATGTTCGGCGTTGTCGGCGGAGCGACGGCAAAGGACAAGCCGGCCTATGTGCTGGTCAACGAGGCTGTCGGCGTGCCGGTGTTCGCCGGGGACATCGCCGATCGGCCGTACCGGATCATTGGTGAGGTGAGGGCGGGGGTGCGCAAGGCGACGGTCTTCAGCAAGGCGTCGTCGGAGGCCAAGGTGTTTCGGGAATTGTGGGAGCGGGCCGAGAAGATGGGCGCGGATGCGGTGATCAACGCGCGCTACGGCAATTCGCATGTGACGGCGGTCAGCTGGGGCAAGACCAACGCGACCGGTACCGCAATCAAGTTCGAGAGTTCGGCCGCACGATAG
- a CDS encoding cold shock domain-containing protein translates to MSSITGTVKFFNADKGYGFVAPDTGGADAFVHITAVERAGMATLNQNQRISYDLEQDRRGKTSAVNLQPVD, encoded by the coding sequence ATGAGCAGCATCACCGGCACTGTAAAGTTCTTCAACGCCGACAAGGGCTATGGCTTCGTCGCACCCGACACGGGCGGCGCCGATGCGTTCGTCCACATCACGGCGGTGGAACGCGCCGGCATGGCGACGCTGAACCAGAATCAGCGTATCAGCTACGACCTGGAGCAGGACCGTCGGGGCAAGACCTCGGCCGTCAACCTTCAGCCGGTCGACTGA
- a CDS encoding sorbosone dehydrogenase family protein has translation MLKHVLRLAALLAVIAVAVVVYLAWPDTAQVPFERITGKRPQITQPRIQTLPTVKVADVVGWQGTQTPVPAAGLTVKAFAKNLDHPRWLYRLPNGDVLVAETNSPPREGGGIQGWVMGKLMSKAGAGVPSANRITLLRDSDGDGVADQRHVFMTGLNSPTGMALLDGQLYVANTDALVRVPYTEGATRIAARPELVVKLNGGGNHWARTLVPAPDGRTLFVGVGSASNIAENGLDAEKFRANILQVYPQQKTFRVYASGLRNPQGMAISPFNQQLWTVVNERDMLGSDLAPDYLTQVELGDQFGWPWFYWGGYPDTRVEPARPELQQYSKRPDYALGPHVAALGLTFAGDVKLGGRFAQGAFIGEHGSWNRKPVSGYKVVFVPFAARGFPVEGARPVDVLSGFLDKDGKAHGRPVGVTADRTGALLVADDVGNTIWRVAAKK, from the coding sequence ATGCTGAAGCACGTCCTGCGCCTCGCCGCGCTCCTCGCCGTTATCGCCGTGGCCGTGGTGGTCTATCTTGCGTGGCCCGACACCGCGCAGGTGCCGTTCGAGCGGATCACCGGCAAGCGCCCGCAGATCACGCAACCGCGGATCCAGACGTTGCCGACGGTGAAGGTCGCCGATGTCGTCGGATGGCAGGGCACCCAGACCCCCGTCCCTGCCGCCGGCCTGACGGTCAAGGCGTTCGCGAAGAACCTCGACCACCCCCGCTGGCTCTATCGGCTGCCCAACGGCGATGTGCTCGTCGCCGAAACCAACTCGCCCCCGCGCGAGGGTGGCGGTATCCAGGGCTGGGTGATGGGCAAGCTGATGAGCAAGGCCGGTGCCGGCGTTCCCTCCGCCAACCGCATCACCCTGCTCCGCGACAGCGATGGTGATGGCGTCGCGGATCAGCGTCATGTGTTCATGACCGGGCTCAATTCGCCGACCGGCATGGCGCTGCTCGACGGCCAGCTTTACGTTGCCAACACCGATGCACTCGTTCGCGTACCCTATACCGAGGGCGCGACGCGCATCGCTGCCAGACCGGAACTGGTGGTCAAGCTGAACGGGGGCGGCAATCACTGGGCCCGCACGCTCGTTCCCGCCCCCGATGGCCGCACCTTGTTCGTCGGCGTCGGATCGGCCTCGAACATCGCCGAAAACGGTCTCGATGCCGAGAAATTCCGTGCCAACATCCTGCAGGTCTATCCGCAGCAAAAGACGTTCCGCGTCTACGCATCCGGCCTGCGCAATCCGCAGGGGATGGCGATCAGCCCGTTCAACCAGCAACTCTGGACCGTCGTCAACGAACGCGACATGCTGGGTTCGGATCTTGCACCCGATTATTTGACGCAGGTCGAACTGGGCGACCAGTTCGGCTGGCCGTGGTTCTATTGGGGCGGCTACCCCGACACCCGCGTCGAACCCGCCCGGCCCGAATTGCAGCAATATTCGAAGCGCCCCGATTACGCGCTCGGACCGCATGTCGCAGCGCTCGGACTGACCTTTGCCGGCGACGTCAAGCTCGGCGGCCGCTTTGCGCAGGGTGCGTTCATCGGCGAACACGGCTCATGGAATCGCAAGCCGGTGTCGGGCTACAAGGTGGTCTTCGTCCCCTTCGCCGCCCGCGGCTTCCCGGTCGAGGGCGCCAGGCCGGTCGACGTCCTCTCGGGCTTCCTCGACAAGGACGGCAAAGCACACGGCCGCCCCGTCGGCGTCACCGCCGACCGCACCGGCGCACTGCTCGTGGCGGACGATGTCGGCAACACGATCTGGCGGGTCGCGGCGAAGAAATAA
- the katG gene encoding catalase/peroxidase HPI, translating into MDAITQGSPINDPNKQPAAMRRLLGRTAKDWWPESLSIEILHQKGVSGNPMGDDFDYRSEFLTLDYDQLKADLTALMTDSQPWWPADYGHYGPFFIRMAWHSAGTYRTGDGRGGSSAGQQRFAPLNSWPDNGNLDKARRLLWPIKQKYGRKLSWADLFILAGNVAIESMGGPTFGFSGGREDVFEPEKDVYWGTEEEWLGQTRIDEEAGLALESPLAAIQHGLIYVNPEGPGGCPHPQGSARDMKETFARMGMNDEETVALTAGGHTFGKAHGAGDPSLVGKEPEGSDIASQGLGWTSTHESGMGDHTITSGIEGAWTPTPTTWDMTYFDMLFDHEYELVKSPAGAHQWQPVGNPDDTLAPAAHTAGKRVPTMMTTADMALKVDPAYNAICQKFRADPASFADAWARAWYKLTHRDMGPKIRLIGPEVPQEELIWQDPIPIADYPQVEAGDVAGLKTAIANAGLSVEELVTTAWASASTWRGSDHRGGANGARIRFAPQKDWEVNQPEQLARVLAVYEGIKTNFDRQGAKKVSIADLIVLGGSVGIEAAAKAAGHTVDVPFEPGRTDASEAQTETESFDVLEPKADGFRNYLQVRFNVPTEELLVDRAQLLGLSAPDMTVLVGGLRVLGANHAKAKQHGVFTDRPGQLTNDFFVNLLDMGTAWKQVSDDSDEEFVGTDRHTHEQRWTASRTDLVFGSNSQLRAIAEVYACADAQEMFVKHFVKAWTKVMNADRYDLLIGSPA; encoded by the coding sequence ATGGACGCGATTACCCAAGGCAGCCCGATCAACGATCCCAACAAGCAGCCGGCCGCGATGCGCCGTCTGCTCGGCCGCACCGCCAAGGATTGGTGGCCCGAATCGCTGTCGATCGAAATCCTTCATCAGAAGGGCGTCAGCGGCAACCCGATGGGCGACGACTTCGATTATCGCTCCGAATTCCTGACGCTCGACTACGACCAGCTCAAGGCCGACCTGACCGCGCTGATGACCGACAGCCAGCCGTGGTGGCCGGCGGATTACGGACATTATGGCCCGTTCTTCATCCGCATGGCGTGGCACTCGGCCGGCACCTATCGCACCGGCGACGGCCGCGGCGGCTCGTCGGCGGGCCAGCAGCGATTCGCCCCGCTCAATAGCTGGCCGGACAACGGCAATCTCGACAAGGCGCGCCGCCTGCTGTGGCCGATCAAGCAGAAATACGGCCGCAAGCTCAGCTGGGCGGACCTGTTCATCCTCGCGGGCAATGTCGCGATCGAATCGATGGGTGGACCGACGTTCGGCTTCTCCGGCGGGCGCGAGGACGTGTTCGAACCCGAGAAGGACGTGTACTGGGGCACCGAGGAGGAATGGCTCGGCCAGACCCGTATCGATGAGGAGGCCGGCCTTGCGCTCGAAAGCCCGCTCGCCGCGATCCAGCACGGCCTCATCTACGTGAACCCGGAGGGTCCGGGCGGCTGTCCGCATCCGCAGGGCTCGGCGCGCGACATGAAGGAAACCTTCGCGCGCATGGGCATGAACGACGAGGAGACCGTCGCGCTCACCGCCGGCGGCCACACCTTCGGCAAGGCGCACGGCGCGGGCGATCCGTCGCTGGTCGGCAAGGAGCCGGAGGGTTCGGACATTGCGTCGCAGGGCCTCGGTTGGACCTCGACGCATGAAAGCGGGATGGGCGATCACACGATCACCTCCGGCATCGAAGGCGCGTGGACGCCGACGCCGACGACATGGGACATGACCTATTTCGACATGCTGTTCGACCACGAATACGAGCTGGTGAAGAGCCCGGCGGGCGCACACCAGTGGCAGCCGGTCGGCAATCCCGACGACACGCTCGCACCCGCCGCACATACGGCCGGCAAGCGCGTGCCGACGATGATGACCACCGCCGACATGGCGCTGAAGGTCGATCCTGCCTACAATGCGATCTGCCAGAAATTCCGCGCCGATCCCGCCTCGTTCGCCGATGCGTGGGCGCGCGCGTGGTACAAGCTGACGCACCGCGACATGGGTCCGAAGATCCGCCTGATCGGCCCGGAAGTCCCGCAGGAAGAGCTGATCTGGCAGGATCCGATCCCGATCGCCGACTATCCGCAGGTCGAGGCCGGCGACGTCGCAGGCCTGAAGACCGCCATCGCGAACGCCGGACTGTCGGTCGAGGAACTGGTCACCACCGCATGGGCATCCGCCTCGACGTGGCGTGGGTCGGACCATCGCGGCGGTGCCAACGGCGCGCGCATCCGCTTCGCGCCGCAAAAGGACTGGGAGGTCAACCAGCCCGAACAGCTCGCCCGCGTGCTGGCGGTCTATGAGGGCATCAAGACCAACTTCGACCGGCAGGGTGCGAAGAAGGTGTCGATCGCCGACCTGATCGTGCTCGGCGGCTCGGTCGGGATCGAGGCGGCGGCGAAGGCGGCGGGTCACACGGTCGACGTGCCGTTCGAACCCGGCCGCACCGACGCCAGCGAGGCGCAGACCGAAACCGAAAGCTTCGACGTACTCGAACCGAAGGCCGACGGTTTCCGCAACTATCTGCAAGTCCGGTTCAACGTGCCGACTGAGGAGCTGCTGGTCGATCGTGCCCAGCTGCTCGGCCTGTCCGCACCCGACATGACGGTGCTAGTCGGCGGCCTGCGCGTCCTCGGCGCGAACCATGCCAAGGCAAAGCAGCACGGCGTCTTCACCGACCGTCCGGGCCAGCTGACCAACGACTTCTTCGTCAACCTGCTCGATATGGGTACCGCATGGAAGCAGGTCAGTGACGACAGCGACGAGGAATTCGTCGGCACCGATCGCCACACGCACGAACAGCGCTGGACCGCGTCGCGCACCGATCTGGTGTTCGGCTCCAACTCGCAATTGCGCGCGATCGCGGAAGTGTATGCGTGCGCGGATGCACAGGAGATGTTCGTCAAGCACTTCGTCAAGGCATGGACGAAGGTGATGAACGCCGATCGCTACGACCTTCTGATCGGCAGCCCGGCGTAG
- a CDS encoding hemolysin family protein, producing the protein MADDRSSAGNGDSSESNIWRGLKHLIFGGAQEESLRDQLEDAIDRHEDDPAPDAKGDLTPLERQMVRNLLHFGERDAGDVGVPRADIIAVEEGTTFAHLVQIFAEAGHSRLPVYRGALDTIIGMVHIKDVFNILATGAEHPADLSGLIRDPLYVPMSRGALDLLADMRASHVHLAVVLDEYSGTEGLVTIEDLIEEIVGEIEDEHDEAPEALLVPIDGGAWEADARAELEDAAKLIDPRLGETEHDVDTLGGLAAVLAGHVPARGECVDHPSGWKLEVLDSDERRIHRLRLHPPVAREVEDA; encoded by the coding sequence ATGGCAGACGACCGAAGTAGCGCCGGCAACGGCGACTCCAGCGAATCCAACATCTGGCGCGGGCTGAAGCATCTGATCTTCGGCGGCGCGCAGGAAGAATCCCTCCGCGACCAGCTGGAGGACGCGATCGACCGGCACGAGGACGATCCCGCGCCCGATGCCAAGGGCGACCTGACCCCGCTCGAACGGCAGATGGTGCGCAACCTGCTGCACTTCGGCGAACGCGACGCCGGCGACGTCGGCGTACCCCGTGCGGACATCATCGCGGTGGAGGAAGGAACCACCTTCGCCCACCTCGTCCAGATCTTCGCCGAGGCCGGACACAGCCGCCTGCCCGTCTATCGCGGCGCGCTGGATACGATCATCGGCATGGTCCACATCAAGGATGTCTTCAACATTCTGGCGACCGGAGCGGAGCATCCGGCGGATCTGTCCGGCCTGATCCGCGACCCGCTGTACGTTCCGATGTCACGCGGCGCGCTCGACCTGCTCGCCGACATGCGCGCGAGCCACGTCCATCTGGCGGTCGTGCTCGACGAATATTCCGGGACCGAAGGCCTCGTCACGATCGAGGACCTGATCGAGGAAATCGTCGGCGAGATCGAGGACGAGCATGACGAGGCGCCCGAGGCGTTGCTGGTGCCGATCGACGGCGGCGCATGGGAGGCCGACGCCCGCGCGGAGCTCGAGGATGCCGCAAAGCTGATCGACCCGCGGCTGGGCGAAACCGAACACGACGTCGACACGCTAGGCGGCCTCGCCGCGGTGCTGGCCGGCCATGTTCCCGCGCGCGGCGAATGCGTCGATCACCCCAGCGGCTGGAAGCTGGAGGTGCTCGATTCCGACGAACGCCGCATCCATCGCCTCCGCCTGCACCCGCCGGTAGCACGCGAGGTCGAGGACGCCTGA
- the ybeY gene encoding rRNA maturation RNase YbeY: MIHIELTREDPWPADTDWDALAARAARAAIERTPHGELITTAAAVEISIRLTSDDEVHQLNAQYRQKDKPTNVLSFPMVQADLLATVSQNSDDGELLLGDIVLAHGVCVREAMEKGVDVAEHATHLLVHGTLHLLGYDHMGDEEADSMEEIERQALASLGIADPYSVRED; the protein is encoded by the coding sequence ATGATCCACATCGAACTCACCCGCGAAGACCCGTGGCCGGCCGACACCGACTGGGACGCCCTCGCCGCCCGCGCCGCCCGCGCCGCGATCGAGCGGACGCCGCACGGCGAACTCATCACCACCGCCGCTGCGGTCGAGATCAGCATCCGCCTGACCTCCGACGACGAGGTCCACCAGCTCAACGCGCAATACCGGCAGAAGGACAAGCCCACCAACGTCCTGTCCTTCCCGATGGTGCAGGCCGATCTGCTCGCCACCGTCAGCCAGAACAGCGATGATGGCGAACTGCTGCTCGGCGACATCGTCCTGGCCCATGGCGTCTGCGTGCGCGAGGCGATGGAAAAGGGTGTCGACGTCGCCGAACACGCCACGCATCTGCTGGTGCATGGCACGCTGCATCTGCTAGGCTATGACCACATGGGGGACGAGGAAGCCGACAGCATGGAGGAGATCGAGCGTCAGGCGCTCGCCAGCCTCGGCATCGCGGACCCCTATTCTGTACGAGAGGACTGA
- a CDS encoding type II toxin-antitoxin system VapC family toxin — MTIFVDASAIVAIVYGEPEADAFADAIERHNDRCYCAIGAWEATRAIAKLRGIGLMEAYATVTNFVQEAGLRLAAIGAPESEEAIMAAARYGKGVHPARLNMGDCFAYACAKASDAHLLYKGDDFSQTDLA; from the coding sequence TTGACCATCTTCGTCGATGCATCGGCGATCGTTGCGATCGTTTATGGTGAACCGGAAGCAGATGCTTTCGCCGACGCGATCGAGCGGCACAACGACCGGTGTTATTGCGCGATAGGTGCGTGGGAAGCGACACGCGCGATCGCCAAGCTACGCGGGATCGGCCTGATGGAGGCTTACGCAACGGTGACGAATTTCGTCCAGGAAGCGGGCCTTCGCCTGGCCGCCATCGGTGCGCCTGAAAGCGAAGAGGCCATCATGGCGGCAGCCCGCTACGGCAAGGGCGTCCACCCCGCCCGGCTCAACATGGGCGATTGCTTCGCCTATGCCTGCGCCAAGGCCAGCGATGCTCACCTGCTCTACAAGGGCGACGATTTCTCGCAGACGGACCTCGCATGA
- a CDS encoding type II toxin-antitoxin system VapB family antitoxin codes for MASLYVKDEEANALATRLARRFGISKTAAVKRALERELARQEATVPLRERMAAWREAHLPGEPTGFKADKAFYDSLNDEDDD; via the coding sequence ATGGCATCGTTGTACGTAAAGGACGAAGAAGCGAATGCGCTGGCCACTCGGCTTGCTCGTCGTTTCGGCATCTCCAAAACGGCGGCGGTCAAGCGAGCGCTGGAGCGCGAACTTGCGCGCCAGGAGGCAACGGTGCCATTGCGCGAACGCATGGCGGCATGGCGCGAGGCGCATCTTCCGGGCGAACCGACAGGATTTAAGGCGGACAAGGCGTTCTACGATTCGCTGAACGACGAAGACGACGATTGA
- a CDS encoding PhoH family protein, whose amino-acid sequence MSRKPVPARSGERSRAEVLFDKPQLLATLFGQYDQNLVALENRLGVYITARGNRVGLEGTAENVALARDVLQDLYHRMQRGEDIDTGLVDASIAMASEPTLAGIVSTEHGGMPSVMIRTRKKTIVPRTPAQAHYMRELATNDMIFALGPAGTGKTYIAVAQAVSQLITGSVQRLILSRPAVEAGEKLGFLPGDMKDKVDPYLRPLYDALHDCLPAEQVERRIASGEIEIAPIAFMRGRTLADAFVILDEAQNTTPAQMKMFLTRFGQNSRMVICGDPNQTDLPGGVGASGLADATVRLEGVEGISMTRFTTADVVRHPIVGRIVEAYEGLNA is encoded by the coding sequence ATGAGTCGCAAGCCCGTCCCCGCCCGCTCCGGTGAACGCAGCCGGGCAGAGGTGTTGTTCGACAAACCCCAGTTGCTCGCCACATTGTTCGGGCAATACGACCAGAATCTGGTAGCGCTCGAAAACCGGCTGGGCGTCTACATCACCGCACGCGGCAATCGCGTCGGACTGGAAGGCACCGCCGAGAACGTCGCGCTCGCCCGCGACGTGTTGCAGGACCTCTACCACCGCATGCAGCGCGGTGAGGACATCGACACCGGCCTCGTCGATGCATCGATCGCCATGGCGTCCGAACCGACGCTCGCCGGGATCGTCAGCACCGAACACGGCGGCATGCCCTCGGTCATGATCCGCACGCGCAAGAAGACGATCGTGCCGCGCACCCCGGCGCAGGCGCATTACATGCGCGAACTCGCCACCAACGACATGATCTTCGCGCTCGGGCCGGCAGGTACGGGCAAGACCTATATCGCCGTCGCGCAGGCGGTGTCGCAGCTGATCACCGGCAGTGTCCAGCGGCTGATCCTGTCCCGCCCGGCGGTGGAGGCCGGCGAGAAGCTGGGCTTCCTGCCCGGCGATATGAAGGACAAGGTCGATCCGTACCTGCGGCCGCTGTACGACGCGCTCCACGACTGTCTGCCCGCCGAACAGGTCGAACGCCGCATCGCCAGCGGCGAGATCGAGATCGCACCCATCGCCTTCATGCGCGGCCGGACGCTGGCGGACGCGTTTGTGATCCTCGACGAGGCGCAGAACACCACCCCGGCGCAGATGAAGATGTTCCTCACCCGCTTCGGTCAGAACAGCCGGATGGTGATCTGCGGCGATCCGAACCAGACCGATCTGCCCGGCGGCGTCGGCGCATCTGGCCTCGCCGACGCGACCGTGCGGCTGGAAGGCGTGGAGGGCATTTCGATGACCCGCTTCACCACCGCCGACGTGGTGCGTCATCCGATCGTCGGTCGTATCGTCGAGGCGTATGAGGGGCTGAACGCTTGA
- the miaB gene encoding tRNA (N6-isopentenyl adenosine(37)-C2)-methylthiotransferase MiaB: MTVADTPRTGPKTFHVKSFGCQMNVYDGERMAELMAADGMTATDDAGAADLVVLNTCHIRERATEKVYSDIGRLRKDARRADRAAPMIAVAGCVAQAEGDEIVRRARVDVVVGPQAYHNLPHLVAQAASGTPSLDTDMPLLSKFGSLPARRKVGPSAFLTVQEGCDKFCTYCVVPYTRGAEVSRPFAAIVDEAKALVDAGAREITLLGQNVNAWSDDGRGLHDLIRVLDRIPGLVRIRYTTSHPNDMAQGLIEAHGEVESLMPFLHLPVQAGSDRVLKAMNRNHDTASYLRLLDRVRAVRPDIALSGDFIVGFPGETEAEFAETIALVDAVGYAQAYSFKYSPRPGTPAADMAGAVPAEVMDERLQRLQAALGRDQQAFNQASVGRTCDVLIERRGKLPGQMLGKSPWLQSVHLMTDAVIGDLVTVELLSAGPVSMAGAERMRAAA, encoded by the coding sequence ATGACTGTTGCGGACACCCCCAGGACCGGCCCGAAAACCTTTCACGTCAAATCGTTCGGCTGCCAGATGAACGTCTACGACGGCGAGCGCATGGCCGAATTGATGGCGGCGGATGGCATGACCGCAACGGATGATGCGGGCGCCGCCGACCTCGTCGTGCTCAACACCTGCCACATCCGCGAACGCGCGACAGAAAAAGTCTATTCGGATATCGGCCGGTTGCGAAAGGACGCGCGGCGCGCCGATCGCGCCGCCCCGATGATCGCAGTCGCCGGTTGCGTCGCGCAGGCGGAGGGCGACGAGATCGTCCGCCGCGCCAGGGTCGACGTCGTCGTCGGTCCGCAGGCCTATCACAACCTGCCGCACCTGGTCGCGCAGGCCGCGTCCGGCACCCCCAGCCTCGATACCGACATGCCGCTGCTGTCGAAGTTCGGTAGCCTGCCGGCCCGCCGCAAGGTCGGGCCGTCCGCGTTTCTGACGGTGCAGGAAGGGTGCGACAAATTCTGCACCTATTGCGTCGTCCCCTACACCCGCGGTGCGGAGGTCAGTCGTCCGTTCGCGGCGATCGTCGACGAGGCGAAGGCGCTGGTCGATGCCGGCGCGCGCGAGATCACGCTGCTGGGCCAGAACGTCAATGCATGGTCCGATGACGGTCGCGGGCTGCACGACCTGATCCGGGTGCTCGATCGCATTCCCGGCCTCGTCCGCATCCGCTACACCACCAGCCATCCCAACGACATGGCGCAAGGACTGATCGAGGCGCACGGTGAAGTCGAGAGCCTGATGCCGTTCCTCCATCTGCCGGTTCAGGCGGGCAGCGACCGCGTCCTGAAGGCGATGAACCGCAACCACGACACCGCGAGCTACCTCCGCCTCCTCGACCGCGTGCGCGCGGTGCGGCCGGACATCGCGCTGTCGGGCGACTTCATCGTCGGCTTCCCCGGCGAAACCGAGGCGGAGTTCGCCGAGACAATCGCGCTGGTCGATGCGGTCGGCTATGCCCAGGCCTATTCGTTCAAATACAGCCCCCGCCCCGGCACGCCCGCCGCCGACATGGCCGGCGCGGTGCCGGCGGAGGTGATGGACGAGCGGCTCCAGCGGTTGCAGGCGGCGCTGGGTCGCGACCAGCAGGCATTCAATCAGGCAAGCGTCGGCCGCACCTGCGACGTGCTGATCGAACGCCGCGGCAAGCTGCCCGGCCAGATGCTCGGCAAGTCGCCCTGGCTGCAATCGGTCCACCTGATGACCGATGCGGTGATCGGCGATCTGGTCACGGTGGAACTGCTGTCGGCAGGTCCGGTATCGATGGCGGGCGCGGAACGCATGCGCGCCGCGGCCTGA
- a CDS encoding MipA/OmpV family protein gives MTTYRPIAFALLAAAGCGILPAAAQDAPREPRRTRVTLGPQLVPRYPGSDSLGLRPFVDVSRTSGDTPFAFEAPDESAGFPVIRDGRFQFGPAIGFEGKRRSRDVGGALPKVGFTVELGGFAQYAVTDAVRLRAEVRHGIGGHKGLIGVVGGDYIARDGDRWLFSIGPRVTVSNGRYNRAYFGIAPVDAVRSGLPAFRAGSGIQAVGATAGLLRQLTPRWGAYGYAKYDRLVDDAGRSPVVRAFGSRNQLSGGVALTYTFGAGVD, from the coding sequence ATGACGACATATCGCCCGATCGCTTTTGCCCTGCTGGCCGCTGCCGGTTGCGGTATCCTGCCCGCCGCCGCGCAGGACGCGCCGCGCGAACCGCGCCGCACGCGCGTCACGCTGGGGCCGCAACTGGTCCCGAGGTATCCCGGATCCGATTCGCTCGGCCTGCGTCCGTTTGTCGACGTATCGCGGACCAGCGGCGACACGCCTTTCGCGTTCGAGGCGCCCGATGAAAGCGCCGGCTTCCCGGTGATCCGCGATGGCCGCTTCCAGTTCGGTCCCGCGATCGGTTTCGAAGGGAAGCGACGCAGCCGCGACGTGGGCGGTGCGCTGCCCAAGGTCGGCTTTACTGTCGAACTGGGCGGCTTCGCGCAATATGCGGTGACCGACGCCGTCCGTCTGCGGGCGGAAGTGCGTCATGGGATCGGTGGCCACAAGGGTCTGATCGGTGTGGTCGGCGGCGACTATATCGCGCGCGATGGCGACCGTTGGCTGTTCTCGATCGGGCCGCGGGTCACCGTGTCGAACGGCCGCTACAATCGCGCCTATTTCGGCATCGCGCCCGTCGACGCGGTGCGTTCCGGCCTGCCGGCGTTCCGCGCGGGCAGCGGTATACAGGCGGTCGGGGCGACGGCCGGGCTGCTGCGCCAGCTCACGCCGCGCTGGGGCGCATATGGCTATGCCAAATACGACCGGCTGGTGGACGACGCTGGTCGATCGCCGGTGGTGCGTGCGTTCGGATCGCGCAACCAGCTGTCGGGCGGCGTGGCGCTGACCTATACTTTCGGTGCCGGGGTCGACTGA
- a CDS encoding 1-acyl-sn-glycerol-3-phosphate acyltransferase — MANLRLAARLLALVLALLGALCMHGLWRLLRLQSPWPRLFLGLVARIAGARVRVIGVPLRRDVVFLANHLSWIDILAIAGATGSSFVAKGELRHVPLVGWLCTLNRTIFVSRDDRLQVSAQIARLREALGASRAVTIFPEGTTGDGVTLLPFKAALLAALDPPPAGVRVQPMRVDYGTATDDLAWVGDEPGQSHALRVLRRRGTFAVTLHALAPFDPAEAGNRKAIASQARAAIENAQSTPAPKV; from the coding sequence ATGGCGAACCTGCGGCTTGCTGCCCGGCTGCTGGCGCTGGTGCTGGCGTTGCTCGGGGCGCTTTGCATGCATGGGCTGTGGCGGCTGCTGCGCCTGCAATCGCCGTGGCCGCGGTTGTTTCTCGGGCTGGTCGCGCGGATCGCCGGCGCGCGGGTGCGGGTGATCGGCGTGCCGTTGCGCCGCGATGTCGTATTCCTCGCCAATCACCTGAGCTGGATCGACATCCTGGCGATTGCGGGGGCGACCGGCAGTAGCTTCGTCGCCAAGGGCGAATTGCGGCATGTGCCGCTGGTCGGCTGGCTGTGCACGCTGAACCGTACGATCTTCGTCAGTCGGGACGACCGGTTGCAGGTATCCGCGCAGATCGCCCGCCTGCGCGAGGCGTTGGGCGCAAGCCGGGCAGTGACCATCTTTCCCGAAGGCACCACCGGCGACGGCGTCACCCTGCTGCCGTTCAAGGCGGCGCTATTGGCCGCGCTCGATCCGCCGCCGGCGGGCGTGCGGGTGCAGCCGATGCGCGTCGATTATGGTACGGCGACGGACGATCTCGCCTGGGTGGGCGACGAGCCGGGGCAGTCGCATGCACTGCGGGTACTGCGGCGGCGCGGAACGTTCGCGGTGACGCTGCACGCGCTCGCCCCGTTCGATCCGGCCGAAGCCGGCAATCGCAAGGCGATCGCCTCACAAGCACGCGCCGCGATCGAGAACGCTCAGTCGACCCCGGCACCGAAAGTATAG